From a region of the Myroides sp. JBRI-B21084 genome:
- a CDS encoding YARHG domain-containing protein yields MSGNQLIPINETSIEIKKEILTLKKVGENLEVTVDYTFFNPEQVSRTILVGFEAFSPQGDADLYPKNGQHPYMKNFTVNMNHRVLPYNISYVSVANHQKEISLDEIENFDSESFYYVYHFDAVFQPGINHIVHTYTFEMSGSVDYIYNFEYILTAANRWANNKIEDFTLNIDMGSFESFCINETFFDTVNEWSIIGLGHKVNDFMKEYRFSENKYAAAFFIQDGIIQFKKKDFHPKGELFLFKQRFMTEETVFNTNIELPFYIDLHVFFDEIEDKIALKVLQNLPYARRGYIFTNQELKKYYEKLPWYVPNENYVPEPKFLELSEINWLIALKNIKIKNIN; encoded by the coding sequence ATGAGCGGGAATCAGTTGATACCAATTAACGAAACCAGTATTGAAATTAAAAAGGAGATTCTGACTTTAAAAAAAGTAGGCGAGAATTTAGAGGTTACTGTTGATTATACTTTTTTCAATCCAGAACAGGTATCGAGAACCATTTTAGTTGGCTTTGAAGCATTTTCTCCACAAGGTGATGCGGATTTGTATCCAAAGAATGGACAACATCCGTATATGAAGAATTTTACTGTAAATATGAATCATAGAGTACTTCCTTATAACATATCGTATGTTTCTGTAGCGAATCACCAAAAGGAAATTTCATTGGATGAAATTGAAAATTTTGATTCCGAAAGTTTTTATTATGTGTATCATTTTGATGCTGTTTTTCAACCAGGCATCAATCATATAGTACATACATATACGTTTGAAATGTCTGGGTCGGTAGATTATATTTACAATTTTGAATATATTTTGACAGCAGCAAATAGGTGGGCTAACAATAAGATTGAAGATTTTACGCTAAATATAGATATGGGGTCTTTTGAAAGTTTTTGTATTAACGAAACTTTTTTTGATACGGTAAATGAATGGTCAATTATTGGTTTGGGGCATAAAGTAAATGATTTTATGAAAGAGTATCGTTTTTCTGAAAACAAATATGCTGCCGCTTTTTTTATACAAGACGGAATCATTCAATTTAAAAAGAAAGATTTTCACCCTAAAGGAGAACTGTTTTTATTTAAACAACGTTTTATGACGGAAGAAACTGTGTTTAATACGAATATTGAACTCCCTTTTTATATTGATTTACATGTTTTTTTTGATGAAATTGAGGATAAAATTGCTTTAAAAGTGTTGCAAAATTTGCCTTACGCCCGCAGAGGTTATATTTTTACCAATCAGGAGTTGAAAAAGTATTACGAAAAGCTACCTTGGTACGTGCCTAATGAAAACTATGTGCCAGAGCCAAAATTTTTAGAATTATCTGAAATTAATTGGCTTATAGCTTTAAAAAACATAAAAATTAAAAATATAAATTAG
- a CDS encoding DUF4256 domain-containing protein has translation MAIQLSQEQINDLISVLKTRFEKNMHRHIHLIWSDVNEKLIKNTKKLAVLWLMEETGGEPDVIDFDTDLNEFVFCDCAKESPKGRRSFCYDLKALNARKEHKPVDSAVEAAKKMGVKLLNEVEYRELQELEPFDTKTSSWIETPQKIRDLDGALFGDFRYNTVFIYHNGAQSYYAARGFRGLLRV, from the coding sequence ATGGCAATTCAACTTTCACAAGAACAAATTAATGATTTAATAAGTGTATTAAAAACAAGATTTGAAAAAAACATGCACAGACATATTCATTTAATTTGGAGCGATGTTAACGAAAAACTAATTAAAAATACCAAAAAATTAGCTGTTTTATGGCTGATGGAAGAAACGGGCGGTGAACCCGATGTTATAGATTTTGATACCGATTTAAATGAATTTGTTTTTTGTGATTGTGCTAAAGAAAGTCCAAAGGGGCGCAGAAGTTTTTGTTACGATTTAAAGGCTTTAAATGCCCGTAAAGAACATAAACCGGTTGATAGTGCTGTTGAAGCTGCAAAAAAAATGGGTGTTAAACTTTTGAATGAAGTTGAATACCGTGAATTGCAAGAATTAGAACCGTTTGATACCAAAACATCAAGTTGGATTGAAACACCTCAAAAAATACGCGATCTAGATGGGGCTTTGTTTGGTGATTTTAGATACAATACCGTTTTTATTTACCATAACGGAGCACAATCATATTACGCAGCACGCGGTTTTAGAGGGTTGTTACGTGTTTAA
- a CDS encoding T9SS type A sorting domain-containing protein translates to MKKLFLIVITLVPFITKAQVTLIPDTTFENYLVYWGYDTDGLINGQILTTDALNVTELDFINKSPNNISYIDLTGFNNFLNLETLKTRSNGTTISFANLTNLRKIFLENYDLISFDATPLSDLEELELESTSLDVPPRKIRELDFNNSPNFKYLYVRELAYLERINLRNNQANAVSIILSGGADPNLCIEVDNYIAATNGLPPYNNWSITWDGVNNYTNFYFSDVCALSIEKFVNENFKIYPNPATQYVVLEQKTTEGVNLQAVQILDSSGKLIRTVKENFNYIDVSTLSKGMYLFVIQTDKGNKTEKVIIE, encoded by the coding sequence ATGAAAAAGTTATTTTTAATAGTAATTACACTTGTACCTTTTATAACAAAGGCGCAGGTTACTTTGATACCCGATACTACTTTTGAAAATTATTTAGTTTATTGGGGATACGATACAGACGGTTTAATTAATGGACAAATTTTAACAACTGATGCATTAAATGTTACAGAGTTGGATTTTATTAACAAAAGCCCAAATAATATTTCATATATTGATTTAACAGGCTTTAACAATTTTTTAAATTTAGAAACACTTAAGACTAGAAGCAATGGTACAACTATAAGTTTTGCAAACTTAACAAATCTAAGAAAAATATTTTTAGAGAATTACGATTTAATATCCTTTGATGCAACTCCTTTAAGCGATTTAGAGGAACTAGAACTAGAAAGCACAAGTTTAGATGTTCCTCCTAGAAAAATACGTGAATTAGATTTTAATAACAGTCCTAATTTCAAGTACCTATATGTTCGTGAATTAGCTTATTTAGAACGTATAAATTTACGTAATAATCAAGCAAATGCTGTTTCGATTATTTTATCTGGAGGTGCAGACCCAAATTTATGTATCGAGGTTGATAATTATATTGCTGCAACTAATGGATTACCACCATATAATAATTGGTCCATTACATGGGACGGTGTAAATAACTATACAAACTTCTATTTTAGCGATGTATGCGCATTAAGCATTGAAAAATTTGTAAACGAAAACTTTAAAATATACCCTAACCCAGCAACCCAATACGTAGTGCTTGAACAAAAAACAACCGAGGGGGTTAACCTGCAAGCGGTACAAATTTTAGATAGTTCGGGTAAATTAATACGTACCGTTAAAGAAAATTTTAATTATATTGATGTATCTACCCTAAGTAAAGGCATGTACTTATTTGTAATACAAACCGATAAAGGCAATAAAACAGAGAAAGTAATTATTGAATAA
- a CDS encoding aminotransferase-like domain-containing protein: MLFPNIQIDRESATAVYLQIAQQLIQAIQNGNLPAGSHLPGTRQLSTLLKIHRNTAVAVYEELASQGWVEIKANKGTFVLIENTKQVTNQLKAMVNQAKYPLKTGFTIKTSFHLISPYQKTTTTYTFNDGQTDIRLHTDSLYNRWYNSILKRSTLLKKWNSFLFEKTSFLDTQLSNYLNTSRNLQIASKNVLVTRNSEMSLYLISQLLIEPNDVVLVGNLSNFAANMIFSQAKAVIKTIPVDEYGIDVAYIRKNFTKNSIKFLYCTPHRHYPTTVSLSAARRVDLLALAREYGFAIIEDDYDYDFQYQTTALPPLASADESGMVIYLGKVGQMLFPAFETAFIVAPDNLITEAKNYYKMMDPQGDLIKEQILAEIIHEGEINRQHKKKVLLYKAKCDAMCHALQLHFGSLIFFTKPKGGLAVFIQFNKNISLTNFAKQAKNYNVTLPNYLLYQTKNMCGIRLGFGHLSINEINETVALLRKAYNHLNT, from the coding sequence ATGCTTTTCCCAAATATACAAATCGATAGAGAAAGTGCAACTGCAGTATATCTACAAATTGCACAACAATTAATACAAGCAATACAAAATGGCAATTTACCAGCAGGTAGTCATTTACCAGGAACACGCCAATTAAGTACCTTGCTTAAAATACACCGAAACACGGCTGTTGCCGTTTATGAAGAATTGGCATCGCAAGGTTGGGTTGAAATTAAAGCAAATAAAGGTACTTTTGTATTAATTGAAAACACTAAACAGGTAACAAATCAATTAAAAGCAATGGTAAACCAAGCTAAATATCCTTTAAAAACAGGATTTACCATTAAAACCAGTTTCCATTTAATATCGCCCTATCAAAAAACCACTACTACCTATACATTTAACGACGGGCAAACCGATATACGTTTACACACCGATAGTTTATACAACCGCTGGTATAATTCCATTTTAAAACGATCGACCTTATTAAAAAAATGGAATAGTTTTTTGTTTGAAAAAACATCGTTTTTAGACACACAACTAAGCAACTATTTAAATACTTCGCGAAATTTACAAATTGCTTCTAAAAATGTTTTAGTAACCCGAAATTCCGAAATGAGTTTGTATTTGATTTCTCAGCTATTAATCGAGCCAAATGATGTGGTTTTGGTTGGTAACTTAAGTAATTTTGCGGCAAACATGATTTTTAGTCAAGCAAAAGCTGTTATTAAAACAATTCCTGTTGACGAATACGGAATAGATGTTGCGTATATTAGAAAAAACTTTACTAAAAACAGCATAAAGTTTTTGTATTGTACACCACATAGGCATTACCCTACAACGGTTTCATTAAGCGCTGCGCGTCGTGTAGATTTACTTGCTTTGGCGCGCGAATACGGTTTTGCTATTATAGAAGATGATTACGATTACGATTTTCAGTACCAAACAACAGCCTTACCACCATTGGCAAGCGCCGATGAAAGCGGAATGGTGATTTACTTGGGTAAAGTAGGACAAATGTTGTTTCCGGCTTTTGAAACCGCTTTTATTGTTGCACCCGATAATTTAATTACCGAAGCTAAAAATTATTACAAAATGATGGATCCACAAGGTGATTTAATTAAAGAACAAATTTTAGCCGAAATTATTCACGAAGGCGAAATAAACCGTCAGCACAAAAAAAAGGTATTATTATACAAAGCCAAATGCGATGCCATGTGCCATGCTTTGCAATTACATTTTGGTAGTTTAATATTTTTTACAAAACCAAAAGGCGGTTTGGCTGTTTTTATACAATTTAATAAAAACATTTCGCTTACAAATTTTGCAAAACAAGCAAAAAACTACAATGTAACTTTGCCTAATTATCTATTATATCAAACAAAAAACATGTGTGGTATTAGGTTAGGATTTGGGCATTTATCAATTAACGAAATTAATGAAACAGTAGCTTTACTGCGTAAAGCGTATAATCATTTAAACACGTAA
- a CDS encoding TonB-dependent receptor plug domain-containing protein: MKNKYLVLAVSAVSFVGSAQVANDSINTLDELIITENRMQIPFQQSTRNIQVITKEEIKKLPVSSVNEVLAYVSGVDLRQRGPFGTQADISIDGGSYEQTMILWNGVKMGDAQTAHHSMNLPIPLDAIERIEVLKGPAARIYGINALTGAVNIVTKTKTDEFLQVHAYGGSSFKEKEMGDGTGNYAGGGLQATASVQTGKVHHLLSIAKEETNGQRYNTAAKNSKTMYQGNVALNDNNAVNWLGGYMDNEFGANGYYAAPYDKESYELVKTLLLSVGTNHRITDNFTLKPRISNRYNEDDYRFYRNDLSKARSLHYSNAFMFELNGIYTTNFGDFGLGYEMRSEDINSSNLGNHARKNHGWFAEYKNTFANKILVNAGAYWNYNTDYGFQWYPGADVAYLLPNDWKVQASIGSSQRIPSFIDLYVNQKPGNIGNPDLKPEAAWQYEVGVNYTKPNKRFVASAFERNISDFIDWTRMTTDVPYQPQNLGNQLIRGINVRFQHDVELANNQKIGYTVSYQFLSPKKNDVASAVISKYILTNLKHQAILGVNYTLHNFSMQLQNRYIKRELNDGYVVSDLRLNYNLSKFQVYAQATNLFNSVYKEVAAVPMPSRWVQLGVNYRFNLNKASE, from the coding sequence ATGAAAAACAAATACTTAGTTTTAGCTGTAAGTGCAGTTTCTTTTGTAGGGAGTGCACAAGTTGCTAACGATTCAATTAACACACTTGATGAATTGATTATTACTGAAAATCGCATGCAAATTCCTTTTCAGCAATCAACTCGAAACATTCAAGTAATTACTAAAGAAGAAATTAAAAAGTTACCCGTATCATCGGTAAACGAAGTTTTAGCGTATGTTAGCGGAGTTGATCTACGTCAACGTGGGCCATTTGGTACCCAAGCAGATATTAGTATTGACGGTGGTTCGTACGAACAAACCATGATTTTATGGAACGGCGTTAAAATGGGCGATGCACAAACGGCACACCACTCTATGAATTTACCAATACCGTTAGATGCTATTGAACGTATTGAGGTTTTAAAAGGTCCTGCAGCGCGTATTTACGGTATTAATGCCTTAACGGGTGCTGTAAATATTGTTACCAAAACAAAAACCGACGAATTTTTACAAGTACATGCCTACGGTGGTTCATCTTTTAAAGAGAAAGAAATGGGCGATGGTACGGGCAATTATGCAGGCGGTGGTTTACAAGCAACTGCAAGTGTGCAAACGGGTAAAGTGCACCATTTATTAAGTATTGCTAAGGAAGAAACTAATGGACAGCGATACAATACTGCAGCTAAAAATTCTAAAACCATGTACCAAGGAAATGTTGCGTTAAACGATAATAACGCAGTTAATTGGTTGGGTGGATATATGGATAATGAATTTGGTGCGAATGGATATTATGCTGCACCGTATGATAAAGAATCGTATGAGTTGGTAAAAACATTGTTGTTAAGTGTTGGAACTAACCACCGTATTACCGATAATTTTACGCTAAAACCACGTATTAGCAATCGATACAATGAAGACGATTACCGTTTTTATCGAAACGATTTAAGCAAAGCACGTTCTTTGCATTATTCTAATGCTTTTATGTTTGAATTAAACGGAATCTATACAACTAATTTTGGTGATTTTGGTTTGGGATATGAAATGCGTTCCGAAGATATTAATAGTTCAAATTTAGGAAATCACGCAAGAAAAAACCACGGTTGGTTTGCCGAATATAAAAATACATTTGCAAACAAAATTTTGGTAAATGCAGGTGCGTATTGGAATTATAATACCGATTATGGCTTTCAATGGTATCCGGGTGCCGATGTAGCCTATTTGTTACCTAACGATTGGAAAGTACAAGCAAGCATAGGCAGTAGCCAGCGCATACCATCGTTTATTGATTTGTATGTAAATCAAAAACCAGGTAATATTGGAAACCCAGATTTAAAGCCCGAAGCTGCTTGGCAATATGAAGTAGGTGTGAATTACACAAAGCCAAACAAACGCTTTGTAGCAAGTGCTTTTGAACGCAATATTTCTGATTTTATTGATTGGACACGTATGACAACCGATGTGCCTTACCAACCACAAAATTTAGGAAATCAGTTAATTCGTGGTATAAATGTTCGTTTTCAGCACGATGTTGAACTTGCAAACAACCAAAAAATAGGTTATACGGTAAGTTATCAATTTTTAAGTCCTAAAAAGAACGATGTTGCATCAGCAGTAATTTCGAAATACATACTAACCAATTTAAAGCATCAAGCAATTTTAGGTGTAAATTATACATTGCATAATTTTAGTATGCAGTTACAAAATAGATATATAAAACGCGAATTAAATGATGGATATGTAGTTAGCGATTTACGTTTAAACTATAATTTATCTAAATTTCAGGTTTACGCCCAAGCTACTAATTTATTTAACAGTGTTTATAAAGAAGTTGCCGCCGTACCAATGCCAAGCCGTTGGGTACAGTTAGGGGTAAACTACCGCTTTAATTTAAATAAGGCTTCCGAATAG
- the gldC gene encoding gliding motility protein GldC — MMTNNTSEIKIQVTVDENKIPDDIRWTAADGGINNEQAKAMLLSIWDSKVQETLRIDLWTKEMPVDEMKVFFHQTLVAMADTFERATDDKKMSDTMRDFCAYFAEKLELHKK; from the coding sequence ATGATGACTAACAACACATCAGAAATTAAAATACAAGTAACTGTTGACGAAAACAAAATTCCCGATGATATTCGTTGGACTGCTGCCGACGGCGGTATAAACAACGAACAAGCTAAGGCTATGCTTTTATCTATTTGGGATAGTAAAGTACAAGAAACCCTACGTATTGATTTGTGGACCAAAGAAATGCCGGTTGATGAAATGAAAGTGTTTTTTCACCAAACGTTAGTAGCTATGGCCGATACTTTTGAACGTGCCACCGACGATAAAAAAATGAGCGATACCATGCGCGATTTTTGCGCCTATTTTGCCGAAAAATTAGAATTACACAAGAAATAA
- the nadE gene encoding NAD(+) synthase yields MEYKKINSEKIVNHIVQWLANYAQTAKVKGFVVGISGGIDSALVSTLCAKTGLPTLCVEMPIHQAASQVSRGQEHIAFLKNLYPNVNNTVANLTPTFDLMSSQLPTIENTALLNLTLANTRARLRMTTLYYFAGINGFLVAGTGNKVEDFGVGFFTKYGDGGVDISPIADLMKSEVRALATYLGITQNIINAKPTDGLFGDDRSDEDQLGANYDELEAAMNADAEGKTEADFIGRELEVFKIYKRLNTINQHKMNPIPVCEIIDEVRF; encoded by the coding sequence ATGGAATATAAAAAAATAAATTCTGAAAAAATAGTGAATCACATAGTGCAATGGCTTGCAAATTATGCCCAAACAGCTAAAGTAAAAGGATTTGTGGTGGGTATTTCGGGCGGAATTGATTCGGCTTTAGTATCAACCTTATGTGCCAAAACAGGTTTGCCTACTTTGTGTGTAGAAATGCCCATTCATCAAGCGGCAAGCCAAGTTTCGCGCGGGCAAGAACACATTGCTTTTTTAAAGAATTTATACCCAAATGTAAATAATACTGTTGCCAATTTAACCCCAACTTTTGATTTAATGAGCAGTCAATTACCTACTATTGAAAACACTGCACTTTTAAATTTAACACTGGCTAATACACGTGCACGTTTGCGTATGACCACGTTGTATTATTTTGCTGGAATTAATGGCTTTTTAGTTGCTGGAACCGGTAATAAGGTGGAAGATTTTGGAGTTGGTTTTTTTACAAAATACGGTGATGGCGGTGTAGATATTAGTCCAATTGCAGATTTAATGAAGTCGGAAGTGCGTGCTTTAGCTACTTATTTAGGGATTACCCAGAATATTATTAATGCAAAGCCTACCGATGGTTTGTTTGGTGACGACAGAAGCGATGAAGACCAATTAGGTGCGAATTATGACGAGTTGGAAGCTGCTATGAACGCCGATGCAGAAGGTAAAACCGAAGCTGATTTTATTGGGCGTGAATTAGAAGTTTTTAAAATTTATAAACGCCTAAATACCATAAATCAACATAAAATGAACCCGATTCCGGTTTGTGAGATTATTGATGAAGTAAGGTTTTAA
- a CDS encoding DUF808 family protein produces MASGFFAILDDIAALMDDVAVTSKIATQKTAGILGDDLAVNAEKATGFLSSREIPVLMKIMKGSFINKLIIVPAVFLLEWLYAPAIKIILIIGGFYLAYEGVEKIIEFVFHRKKQGAEVIEDANEIEENGEDAEKNKVKSAITTDFILSLEIVIIALAAAKTGYETLKSQFNPFLVEVVTVSIVSIIATVGVYGIVALIVRMDDTGYKLIKKSKTEKGVLVSIGNLLINALPWVIKALGVVGTLALLLVSGGIFEHNIDLLHHLKPNIPIMLKEFTLGIVAGLMVVVLVTTFKKLLGKKTH; encoded by the coding sequence ATGGCATCAGGTTTTTTTGCAATTTTAGACGACATCGCTGCTTTAATGGATGATGTGGCGGTTACAAGTAAAATTGCTACCCAAAAAACAGCAGGTATATTGGGCGATGATTTGGCAGTAAATGCTGAAAAAGCAACAGGTTTTTTATCTTCTAGAGAAATACCGGTTTTAATGAAAATTATGAAAGGTTCATTTATTAACAAACTAATTATTGTGCCTGCCGTTTTTTTACTAGAGTGGTTGTATGCCCCAGCAATTAAAATTATATTAATTATAGGCGGATTTTACTTGGCCTACGAAGGTGTTGAAAAAATAATTGAATTTGTTTTTCATAGAAAAAAACAAGGCGCCGAAGTAATTGAAGATGCAAATGAAATTGAAGAAAATGGTGAAGATGCTGAAAAAAACAAAGTTAAATCGGCCATTACTACCGATTTTATTTTGTCGTTAGAAATTGTAATTATTGCACTTGCTGCCGCTAAAACAGGTTATGAAACGTTAAAATCGCAATTTAACCCCTTTTTGGTGGAAGTTGTTACTGTTTCAATTGTATCTATTATTGCTACAGTTGGGGTTTATGGTATTGTTGCATTAATTGTTCGTATGGATGATACGGGCTACAAACTAATTAAAAAATCAAAAACTGAAAAAGGTGTTTTAGTATCAATAGGAAATTTATTAATAAACGCCTTACCTTGGGTTATTAAAGCATTAGGTGTAGTTGGCACGCTTGCTTTATTGCTTGTTTCGGGTGGAATTTTTGAACATAATATTGATTTATTGCATCATTTAAAACCGAATATTCCAATAATGCTTAAAGAGTTTACTTTAGGTATTGTTGCAGGTTTAATGGTGGTTGTATTAGTAACCACTTTTAAAAAATTGTTGGGTAAAAAAACACATTAA
- the gldB gene encoding gliding motility lipoprotein GldB produces the protein MKNSFYLLFCLLFLGACQKENNVKNDVLNIPVEAKIIRFDQEFMQANPQNFGLLKQKYPYLLSANVADSVWLKKKNDSLFGELFKETQSKFKDVSALQKELTLLFKHIKYYFPNEKPGKVITVLSEVDIMNRAIYADSLSIISLDTYLGKNHKFYVDFDTYTLGDFEPNRIVVDLAENFALQKITPPQERTFISQMVYWGKIMYVKEMLLPETSDALNMNYTEKQLQWMQANEAQVWKFFVESKYLYDNDVKLNARFIQRAPFSKFYLELDRESPGSVGVYIGWQIVRAYMKNNNVTLQELALKDAKTIFDESKYKPKK, from the coding sequence ATGAAAAACTCATTTTATTTACTATTTTGTTTGCTGTTTTTAGGGGCATGTCAGAAAGAAAACAACGTAAAAAACGATGTTTTAAACATACCTGTTGAAGCTAAAATTATACGATTTGACCAAGAATTCATGCAGGCTAACCCACAAAATTTTGGCTTATTAAAACAAAAATACCCGTATTTATTAAGCGCAAATGTTGCAGATTCGGTTTGGTTAAAAAAGAAAAACGACTCTTTATTTGGCGAATTATTTAAAGAAACACAAAGTAAATTTAAAGATGTTTCTGCATTACAAAAAGAACTTACCTTACTTTTTAAGCATATTAAATACTATTTCCCTAATGAAAAACCTGGTAAAGTAATCACCGTTTTATCAGAGGTTGATATTATGAATCGCGCTATTTATGCCGATTCGCTTTCAATTATATCATTAGATACTTATTTGGGTAAAAACCATAAATTTTATGTAGATTTTGACACGTACACCTTAGGCGATTTTGAACCTAACCGCATTGTTGTTGATTTAGCCGAAAATTTTGCTTTACAAAAAATAACGCCACCACAAGAACGTACTTTTATTAGTCAAATGGTTTATTGGGGCAAAATAATGTATGTAAAAGAAATGCTTTTACCTGAAACAAGTGATGCCTTAAATATGAATTACACCGAGAAACAACTGCAATGGATGCAAGCCAACGAAGCACAAGTTTGGAAGTTTTTTGTAGAAAGTAAATATTTATATGATAATGATGTTAAATTAAACGCCCGTTTTATTCAACGTGCACCTTTTTCTAAGTTTTATTTAGAATTAGATCGCGAATCGCCAGGAAGTGTTGGCGTTTACATTGGTTGGCAAATTGTTCGTGCCTATATGAAAAATAATAATGTAACTTTGCAAGAATTAGCATTGAAAGATGCAAAAACAATTTTCGACGAATCTAAATACAAACCTAAAAAGTAA
- the rpe gene encoding ribulose-phosphate 3-epimerase, translated as MKNTLIAPSVLAADFANLQRDVEMINNSAADWFHIDIMDGVFVPNISFGMPVLAAINKHAKKTIDVHLMIVDPDRYIETFKNLGADILTVHYEACTHLHRSLQAIKAAGMKAGVAINPHTNVALLEDVINDIDLVCIMSVNPGFGGQSFIENTYKKVLQLKEMIVKNNASTLIEIDGGVTDKNAADLVKAGADILVAGSFVFNAQDPIATIENLKKITSL; from the coding sequence ATGAAAAATACACTAATTGCCCCATCGGTATTAGCTGCCGATTTTGCAAACTTACAACGCGATGTTGAAATGATTAACAACAGCGCTGCCGATTGGTTTCATATTGATATTATGGACGGCGTTTTTGTTCCGAATATTTCTTTTGGAATGCCTGTTTTAGCTGCTATTAACAAACATGCTAAAAAAACAATCGATGTACATTTAATGATTGTAGATCCAGACCGTTACATTGAAACTTTTAAAAATTTAGGTGCCGATATTTTAACGGTTCATTACGAAGCGTGTACGCACCTTCATCGTTCGTTACAAGCCATTAAAGCTGCAGGTATGAAAGCCGGTGTTGCTATTAACCCACATACTAATGTTGCTTTATTAGAAGATGTTATTAACGATATTGATTTGGTTTGTATTATGAGCGTGAATCCTGGTTTTGGCGGACAATCATTCATTGAAAACACGTATAAAAAAGTATTACAACTTAAAGAAATGATTGTAAAAAACAACGCTTCAACCTTAATTGAAATTGATGGCGGTGTAACCGATAAAAACGCAGCTGATTTAGTAAAAGCTGGTGCAGATATTTTGGTTGCTGGTAGTTTTGTTTTTAACGCACAAGACCCTATTGCTACCATTGAAAATTTAAAGAAAATTACTTCTTTATAA